In Halobacteriovorax sp. HLS, the following are encoded in one genomic region:
- the mfd gene encoding transcription-repair coupling factor produces MIFDTMINKINTWHLNSNDCLHITGLSSAQFSFILNECEKDSSFIKENNFIFICDSVSQAEDLYESFLTSNNKKKLLFYPGHDLSPYSGAISSERALFERFKVLNFLANNNDNQSYIVISTFESFSLRVPPKNFFIDHNLKIEVSDIISPIELSQKLVQLGYNSSPSVEEPGTFCAKGEVFDIYTLDSKAIRIHYFDDMIEEIFEIDISTQKTLKDKRIESLNISPTPQIFRSGEAFSLRLRENIPMPSVAQKNRYQRRKEIFSSLSDEHLFDNYAAYTPLFFEASSILSEFLNDSDIKTLFNDVQFSQAYTEFFEQLRLEFEHEWQDLDNDNLLPEPNLLYDINLEKTLEKMPHISIDDLSFANVIQEELRNSIELKLETALGYLNSYLNPTLSKPEYTKEIFTHLKEKFSRSGDIYFSYEHESSRKEFIHLIDIFGLSSILRDRLFLIHSKLPNGFYYEKEKTLVLSEADVFSAKTRKTKTIKKVSLDIFAEQLATLQKGDYVIHSDHGIGVYEGLESLDIGGIPSDYIVIIYKGNDKVYVPVYKMNLIQKHADSSASVSTDSLRNNKFAALKAKAKNSAKKLAFDLLKLQAERQSSSGYAFSAPDHDYREFEVAFPFHETPDQTQAIEDVLESMQKPVAMDHLVCGDVGFGKTEVAMRAAYKAVLDKKQVCVLVPTTVLALQHYNSFIKRFNKFPVEIEFLSRFKTPKQTKEVLEKLTQGKIDILIGTHKLLSDKVKYKDLGLVVVDEEQRFGVGHKEKLKLMKANVDFLTLTATPIPRTLQLSFLGIREMSLIKTAPPRRQSIKSYLIKEDDLTLQTAIKKELNRGGQVFIVHNKVQDIEQFSSHIQELVPEAKIVFAHGQMSEKDLEAKISAFYNGTYQILISTTIIESGIDIPNANTMIIDRADNYGLAQLHQLRGRIGRSDKKAYAYFVIPKHKGISEVAEKRLKALQTYADMGSGFNIATCDLEIRGAGDILGADQSGQIENVGLEVYMELLKDAIGELRGEKKLIKQDIEIKTPFSSYIPSNYISDSGERLKQYKRLSNCNELQDLFSIKEEYIDVYGAIPTELINLFTTLEVRQRLINVGLKTIQVGGKLVTLSFDKALVESNNELRNKMLDYFLPKPKVFQFTPDYKVIYNSKVEVNQSEFLKFAIELAEKILPVE; encoded by the coding sequence ATGATTTTCGACACAATGATCAACAAGATTAACACATGGCACCTAAACAGTAATGACTGTCTACACATTACTGGCCTAAGCAGCGCGCAATTTTCATTTATTTTAAATGAATGTGAAAAAGATTCCAGCTTCATTAAAGAAAATAACTTTATCTTCATTTGTGACTCGGTAAGTCAGGCTGAAGATTTGTATGAATCTTTCTTAACTTCTAATAATAAGAAAAAATTACTTTTTTATCCTGGTCATGACTTAAGTCCTTATTCAGGGGCCATTTCATCGGAGAGGGCGCTTTTTGAAAGATTTAAAGTCCTAAATTTTTTAGCAAACAATAATGATAATCAAAGTTACATCGTTATTTCAACTTTTGAATCCTTCTCTCTGCGTGTTCCTCCTAAGAACTTTTTTATAGATCATAATTTAAAAATTGAAGTTTCAGATATTATCTCTCCAATTGAGTTGTCACAAAAACTTGTTCAATTAGGCTATAACTCTTCACCAAGTGTGGAGGAGCCTGGAACTTTTTGTGCTAAAGGAGAAGTTTTCGATATATATACTCTCGATTCAAAGGCCATTAGAATTCATTATTTTGACGATATGATTGAAGAGATTTTTGAGATAGATATTAGTACTCAAAAAACTTTGAAAGACAAAAGAATCGAGAGTCTAAATATTTCTCCAACTCCACAAATTTTCAGATCTGGTGAAGCTTTTTCATTACGACTTAGAGAAAATATTCCAATGCCTTCTGTTGCGCAAAAAAATAGATATCAAAGAAGAAAGGAAATATTCTCTTCCTTATCTGATGAGCACTTATTTGATAATTATGCTGCCTATACGCCATTATTTTTTGAAGCATCCAGCATTCTTTCAGAATTTTTAAATGATAGTGATATAAAAACTCTATTCAACGATGTTCAATTCTCTCAAGCTTATACAGAGTTCTTCGAGCAATTGAGACTAGAGTTTGAACACGAGTGGCAAGATTTGGATAATGATAATTTGTTACCTGAACCAAACTTACTGTATGACATTAACCTAGAAAAAACTTTAGAAAAGATGCCTCATATCTCTATTGATGATTTGAGCTTTGCAAATGTTATACAAGAAGAGTTAAGAAACTCTATCGAATTGAAGCTTGAAACAGCGCTGGGATATCTAAATAGTTACTTAAATCCAACCTTATCAAAACCAGAGTACACAAAAGAGATCTTCACTCACTTAAAGGAAAAATTTTCAAGAAGTGGAGATATTTATTTTTCTTATGAACATGAATCATCTCGCAAAGAGTTTATACACTTAATCGATATTTTTGGACTTAGTTCAATTTTAAGAGATCGACTATTTCTTATTCACTCGAAACTTCCAAATGGATTTTATTATGAAAAAGAAAAAACATTAGTTTTATCTGAAGCCGATGTTTTTAGTGCAAAAACTCGTAAAACAAAAACCATAAAGAAAGTAAGCCTTGATATATTTGCAGAACAATTAGCTACTCTACAAAAAGGTGACTATGTTATTCATAGTGATCATGGGATTGGTGTATACGAAGGACTCGAATCTTTAGATATTGGAGGAATACCTTCGGACTATATTGTTATTATATATAAAGGTAACGATAAGGTTTATGTACCTGTCTATAAAATGAACTTAATACAGAAACACGCTGATTCAAGTGCTTCTGTATCAACAGATAGTTTACGTAATAATAAATTTGCGGCTCTAAAAGCGAAGGCCAAGAATTCTGCAAAGAAACTTGCTTTTGATCTTCTTAAACTTCAAGCTGAAAGACAATCATCTTCTGGCTACGCTTTTTCTGCGCCAGATCATGATTACCGAGAATTTGAAGTTGCTTTTCCTTTTCATGAAACTCCTGATCAAACTCAAGCAATTGAAGATGTCTTGGAGTCTATGCAAAAACCTGTAGCTATGGATCACTTGGTATGTGGTGATGTTGGTTTTGGAAAAACAGAAGTTGCTATGAGGGCTGCATATAAAGCTGTTCTTGATAAAAAACAAGTTTGCGTACTTGTACCAACAACAGTTCTCGCGCTTCAGCACTATAATTCTTTTATTAAAAGGTTTAATAAATTTCCTGTTGAAATTGAGTTTTTATCGAGATTCAAAACACCTAAACAAACTAAAGAGGTTTTAGAAAAACTTACACAAGGTAAGATTGATATACTAATTGGTACCCATAAACTTTTAAGCGATAAAGTAAAGTATAAGGACCTAGGATTAGTTGTTGTAGATGAGGAGCAAAGGTTCGGAGTAGGGCATAAGGAAAAACTAAAACTTATGAAGGCGAATGTTGATTTCTTAACATTAACAGCAACTCCTATTCCTCGAACTTTACAACTTTCTTTTCTAGGAATTAGAGAAATGTCTTTAATAAAAACTGCCCCTCCAAGAAGACAGTCTATTAAGTCCTATTTAATTAAAGAAGATGATCTCACATTACAAACTGCAATAAAGAAAGAATTAAATCGAGGTGGTCAAGTCTTCATCGTACATAATAAAGTACAAGACATAGAGCAATTCTCGTCCCATATTCAGGAACTAGTGCCCGAAGCAAAGATTGTATTTGCACACGGACAAATGTCCGAGAAAGATCTTGAAGCAAAGATTAGCGCTTTTTATAATGGTACTTATCAAATACTAATTTCTACAACAATTATCGAATCTGGTATTGATATTCCAAATGCTAATACAATGATTATAGATCGTGCCGATAATTATGGATTGGCCCAACTACATCAACTAAGAGGTAGAATCGGACGTTCTGACAAGAAGGCATACGCCTACTTTGTTATACCAAAACATAAAGGTATATCAGAAGTTGCGGAAAAAAGGCTCAAAGCTCTTCAGACGTATGCAGATATGGGCTCAGGCTTTAATATAGCAACATGTGATCTAGAGATTCGTGGAGCTGGCGACATTTTAGGAGCAGATCAATCAGGACAAATTGAAAATGTCGGTCTTGAAGTTTATATGGAATTACTAAAAGATGCGATTGGTGAACTAAGAGGTGAGAAGAAATTAATTAAACAGGACATCGAAATCAAAACACCATTTTCAAGCTATATTCCATCTAATTATATAAGTGATTCAGGCGAAAGGCTAAAGCAATATAAAAGGCTTTCAAACTGTAATGAACTTCAGGACCTTTTTTCTATAAAAGAAGAATATATAGATGTTTATGGGGCCATTCCAACTGAGCTCATAAATCTTTTTACAACTCTTGAAGTTCGACAAAGACTTATAAATGTTGGCCTCAAAACTATCCAGGTTGGTGGCAAACTTGTAACTCTTTCTTTTGATAAAGCTCTAGTTGAATCAAATAATGAGTTAAGAAATAAAATGCTCGACTACTTCTTACCAAAGCCCAAAGTTTTTCAATTCACACCGGACTATAAGGTTATTTATAACTCTAAAGTTGAGGTTAACCAGAGTGAATTCCTCAAGTTTGCTATAGAATTAGCTGAGAAAATTCTTCCTGTTGAATGA
- a CDS encoding peptidylprolyl isomerase: MFKNTIALASLLLLSSTTFAAKDPVVAVVDGVSITKAELEKTYHENLMFISDKLVTKEKVLNDLINRQLGVKRAFKAKLDKDPIVRKKMEDIMYHAQISKDLEPRLKKIVVTETDVDAYYKDYPEYRTAHILFRVRTNPEEEENKAALNQALKVYNTLKKKPEAFAELANKFSQSSTAPNGGDMGFQPAIRLAPEYFAAIKGKSNDFITPPVKSQFGYHIIKVMGVKSVKSINNALYKKIVYDKKRDAILEGYFAELRAKANIKINKQLIK; the protein is encoded by the coding sequence ATGTTTAAAAATACTATCGCATTAGCTTCTTTATTATTACTTTCATCAACTACTTTTGCAGCAAAAGATCCTGTCGTTGCAGTTGTTGATGGTGTTTCTATAACTAAAGCTGAACTTGAAAAAACTTATCACGAAAACTTAATGTTCATTTCAGATAAACTAGTTACTAAAGAGAAAGTTTTAAACGACTTAATTAATAGACAACTAGGCGTTAAGAGAGCATTTAAAGCGAAGTTAGATAAAGATCCAATAGTTAGAAAAAAAATGGAAGATATTATGTATCATGCCCAAATATCTAAAGATCTTGAACCACGATTAAAGAAAATTGTTGTTACTGAAACTGATGTAGATGCTTATTACAAAGATTACCCTGAATATAGAACTGCACATATTCTCTTTAGAGTTAGAACCAACCCTGAAGAAGAAGAAAACAAAGCGGCCCTAAATCAAGCTCTTAAAGTGTATAACACGCTAAAGAAAAAGCCTGAAGCATTCGCTGAACTTGCTAACAAATTCTCACAAAGCTCGACTGCTCCAAATGGGGGAGACATGGGGTTTCAACCAGCAATAAGACTAGCTCCAGAGTACTTTGCAGCAATCAAAGGTAAGAGCAACGACTTCATAACTCCACCTGTTAAGAGTCAATTTGGATATCACATAATAAAAGTTATGGGAGTTAAAAGTGTTAAGAGTATAAATAACGCACTTTATAAGAAGATTGTTTATGATAAGAAACGTGACGCAATTCTTGAAGGGTACTTTGCAGAGTTACGCGCTAAAGCAAATATAAAAATAAACAAACAATTGATTAAATAA
- a CDS encoding PdxA family protein produces the protein MIFITQGHEKAVGLEVFLRSFVLLSKQHQKSITLVCCKDTLIKNLNLLNFSFEISEKLFLFCNSALKIIEFKKDEISESTRSLEIALSKIKKGDILLTLPTSKDQLILEGQNCKGYTEFLRKRFLNENLCMVFRAFNHTTLLITDHIPLSQVPSTVTRELIESKVNTCINYLDKYFNTVDEVIISGLNPHCGENGLLGTEDSVIDDAVKELNKSIKVIGPVSGDTLHFHNNININQLKVYIYHDQGLAPFKNQFKTIGLNITFGLPFIRMSVDHGTAFDLYGRGVADFSGCYYMLKEAIKLDKK, from the coding sequence ATGATATTTATTACTCAAGGGCATGAAAAAGCTGTAGGATTAGAAGTTTTTCTAAGATCTTTTGTTCTCTTAAGTAAGCAACATCAAAAAAGTATTACTCTTGTTTGCTGTAAAGACACTCTTATCAAGAATCTTAATCTTTTGAACTTCTCCTTTGAAATATCTGAGAAATTATTCTTATTTTGTAATTCCGCTTTAAAAATAATCGAATTTAAAAAAGATGAAATTTCTGAAAGTACTCGTTCTTTAGAAATTGCTTTAAGTAAAATTAAAAAGGGTGATATTCTATTAACGCTCCCGACTTCAAAAGATCAATTAATACTAGAAGGACAAAACTGCAAAGGTTATACAGAATTTCTTAGAAAGAGATTTTTAAATGAAAATCTATGCATGGTATTTAGGGCCTTTAACCACACTACATTATTAATCACGGATCATATTCCTTTAAGCCAAGTTCCTTCCACTGTTACTCGAGAGTTAATAGAATCAAAAGTAAATACATGTATTAACTATCTTGATAAATATTTTAACACTGTTGATGAAGTCATTATTTCAGGATTAAATCCTCACTGTGGAGAAAATGGTTTACTCGGTACTGAGGACTCTGTTATCGATGACGCTGTAAAAGAGTTGAATAAAAGTATTAAAGTAATAGGTCCTGTAAGTGGTGATACTCTTCATTTTCATAACAATATAAATATTAATCAACTAAAGGTTTATATATATCATGACCAAGGTCTCGCCCCATTTAAAAATCAATTTAAAACGATTGGATTAAATATAACCTTTGGATTACCCTTCATCAGAATGAGTGTAGATCACGGAACGGCCTTTGATTTATATGGAAGGGGAGTTGCTGACTTTTCGGGCTGCTACTATATGCTAAAAGAGGCCATAAAACTGGATAAGAAATGA
- the uvrA gene encoding excinuclease ABC subunit UvrA, with the protein MTNKNIEIYKAKVHNLKEVSVKIPKDTITVITGPSGSGKSSLAFDTIYVEGQRRYIESLSSYARQFLGQYQPPDVESITGLSPAIAIDQKTSSRNPRSTVGTITEIYDYMRVLFARAGTLFDPETNVEITRYTPAQIVRKLLTYPEKTKLHIMAPIHDGKNANLKSEITKFLSMGFVRANLNGEIVQLDEDHKVAKSKHTTFDIVIDRVLLKKDIEKRLNDSVEHAIKLGNGIIKVMVGDDEIITFSEKNISPSTGEIFPDLEPRLFSFNSPIGACSSCNGLGQMKNFDMNLMVTDENISILDGALKPLSKKNSFLYKMIISIAEKEKVDLTIPLKKLPSSFKKILFDGSDKIYKYKFSSENSYYEFSKAFPGLSEWLERKYTETGSEKVKKELEEFMNICKCSSCDGNRLNKVALSTKVGKSNIMELSKLDILSAFNYFNSVKLKGEKEIIAGKLLKEITNRLSFLIDVGLEYLTIDRGAATLSGGESQRIRLATQIGSALSGVLYVLDEPSIGLHQRDNDRLIETLKSLRDLGNTVLVVEHDEDTMREADYIIDMGPGAGVHGGTIVAEGDIKTLLKNKKSLTAKYLNGTTKIDIPKQRKSLTDFIKLKKASHNNLKNISLEIPLGGLVCVTGVSGSGKSSLIHEVLVPAIKANISKTNRNLYRRSNYHSITGFDKLKSIIELDQSPIGRTPNSNPATYTGLFDEIRALYAKTTESQIRGYKQGRFSFNVKGGRCEECEGNGVKKIEMHFLPDVYITCSECHGSRYNNETLSILYKGKNIADILKMSIEDANEFFSNHKKMNRILSTLNSVGLGYMKLGQAATTLSGGEAQRLKLSKELAKMTKGHCFYVLDEPTTGLHFQDIKLLLDAVHSLVEQGHSVLIIEHNLDVIKTADYVIDLGPEGGAKGGDIVAIGTPEEVAKVKGSYTGKYLKRYLK; encoded by the coding sequence ATGACTAATAAAAATATTGAAATATATAAGGCGAAAGTTCATAACCTAAAAGAAGTAAGTGTAAAAATTCCTAAAGACACTATAACAGTTATCACAGGACCTTCAGGTTCAGGAAAAAGCTCATTGGCCTTTGATACGATATATGTAGAAGGTCAAAGAAGATATATTGAAAGCTTATCAAGTTATGCACGGCAATTCTTAGGACAATATCAACCACCAGATGTTGAATCTATCACTGGGCTTTCGCCAGCAATTGCTATTGATCAAAAAACTAGTAGTAGAAATCCTAGATCCACAGTAGGAACGATCACAGAAATTTATGATTATATGAGAGTTCTATTCGCTAGAGCAGGAACACTATTTGACCCTGAAACAAATGTAGAAATTACAAGGTACACTCCAGCTCAGATTGTTAGAAAACTTCTAACATATCCGGAAAAAACTAAACTTCACATCATGGCGCCAATTCATGATGGAAAAAATGCTAACTTAAAGTCAGAAATTACAAAATTTCTTTCTATGGGATTTGTTAGAGCGAATCTAAATGGTGAGATTGTTCAGCTAGATGAAGATCACAAAGTAGCAAAATCAAAACATACTACTTTCGACATAGTTATTGATAGAGTTTTATTAAAAAAAGACATTGAAAAGAGACTTAACGACTCCGTAGAGCATGCTATTAAGCTAGGAAATGGAATTATTAAAGTTATGGTAGGTGATGATGAAATCATCACTTTTAGCGAAAAAAATATCTCTCCCAGTACAGGAGAAATTTTTCCAGACCTTGAACCAAGACTATTCTCATTCAATTCACCAATAGGTGCTTGTTCTAGCTGTAATGGACTCGGTCAAATGAAGAATTTCGACATGAATCTCATGGTAACAGATGAAAATATTTCAATACTTGATGGTGCTCTTAAACCTTTAAGCAAAAAGAATTCATTTCTATATAAAATGATTATCAGTATAGCAGAGAAGGAAAAAGTAGATCTTACTATTCCACTAAAAAAACTTCCTTCATCATTTAAGAAAATACTCTTCGATGGGAGTGATAAAATTTATAAATATAAGTTTTCATCAGAAAATTCTTATTATGAATTTTCAAAAGCATTTCCTGGTCTATCTGAATGGCTTGAGCGAAAGTACACTGAGACCGGCTCTGAAAAAGTAAAAAAAGAACTAGAAGAGTTCATGAATATTTGCAAGTGCAGCTCTTGTGATGGAAACAGACTTAATAAAGTTGCTCTCTCCACCAAAGTTGGCAAGTCAAATATAATGGAACTTTCTAAACTAGATATTCTATCTGCCTTTAATTATTTCAATAGTGTTAAATTAAAAGGTGAAAAAGAAATCATTGCAGGAAAACTTCTTAAAGAAATTACGAATCGTTTAAGCTTCCTCATCGACGTTGGTCTAGAGTACTTAACAATAGACAGAGGTGCAGCTACATTATCAGGAGGAGAAAGCCAACGTATAAGGCTAGCTACTCAAATAGGATCTGCTCTTTCAGGTGTTCTCTACGTATTAGATGAGCCTAGTATCGGACTTCATCAGCGTGATAATGATAGATTAATTGAAACCTTAAAGTCTCTAAGAGATCTAGGAAATACAGTACTCGTTGTAGAACATGATGAAGACACAATGAGAGAGGCCGACTATATTATCGATATGGGTCCAGGAGCAGGAGTACATGGTGGTACAATCGTGGCCGAAGGGGATATTAAAACCTTATTAAAAAATAAGAAATCCCTTACTGCTAAATATTTAAATGGTACGACCAAGATTGATATTCCTAAACAGAGAAAAAGCTTAACTGACTTTATTAAGCTTAAAAAAGCTTCTCATAATAATTTGAAAAATATTAGCTTAGAAATTCCTTTAGGAGGATTGGTATGCGTGACAGGAGTAAGCGGATCAGGAAAATCTAGCTTGATTCACGAAGTTCTAGTTCCTGCAATAAAGGCCAATATTTCTAAAACAAATAGAAATTTATATCGTAGAAGTAATTATCATTCAATTACAGGCTTTGATAAATTAAAGTCAATAATTGAATTAGACCAAAGTCCTATTGGACGAACTCCCAACTCTAACCCTGCAACGTATACTGGATTATTTGATGAAATTCGTGCCCTATACGCCAAGACTACTGAATCTCAGATTCGTGGATACAAGCAAGGTAGATTTAGCTTCAATGTAAAAGGGGGGCGTTGCGAAGAATGTGAAGGTAATGGTGTCAAGAAGATCGAAATGCATTTCTTACCTGACGTTTATATAACTTGTAGTGAATGCCACGGCTCTAGATACAACAACGAAACGCTTTCAATCTTGTATAAGGGAAAGAACATTGCAGATATCTTAAAAATGAGTATTGAAGATGCAAATGAGTTCTTTTCTAATCACAAGAAAATGAATCGTATCCTTAGCACTTTAAACTCCGTTGGCCTTGGTTACATGAAATTAGGCCAAGCAGCAACAACACTCTCTGGTGGTGAAGCGCAAAGACTAAAGCTATCTAAAGAGCTAGCAAAAATGACTAAAGGTCATTGCTTCTATGTTCTTGATGAACCAACAACAGGACTACACTTTCAAGATATAAAACTTCTACTTGATGCTGTTCACTCACTTGTTGAACAAGGCCATTCTGTTCTTATTATTGAACATAATCTTGATGTTATTAAAACGGCTGATTATGTGATTGATTTAGGACCAGAGGGTGGGGCCAAAGGTGGAGATATAGTCGCTATAGGTACGCCTGAAGAGGTTGCAAAAGTTAAGGGATCATATACAGGAAAGTATCTAAAGAGATATCTAAAATGA
- a CDS encoding RNA methyltransferase, whose translation MSIITIEDNLDQRVSEFFSLRDKSLKENEQIIVETEKVILKLLNSDVKIYKIFASDEFYENYYDQYNLARYECFSADKSILQSIVGHNLHHGVMALAHRPQFTKLEELGSKVLIFNGLSSPENIGTMIRNAAAFNINSVIIDSKTCSPYVRRCIRVSMGNIFKVKVHKTNNLKETIELLRNTNYTVYATANQQGAIDLPNTKLASKGAIVIGSEGHGMDPSIIDSCDHILRIPINDEVAHLNAACSSAIFLYNFAQS comes from the coding sequence ATGAGTATTATAACTATCGAAGATAATTTAGACCAAAGAGTTAGTGAGTTTTTCTCCCTAAGAGATAAATCACTCAAAGAAAATGAACAAATAATTGTTGAAACAGAGAAAGTTATTCTCAAATTACTAAACTCTGACGTTAAAATTTATAAGATTTTTGCTTCAGATGAGTTTTATGAAAACTATTATGATCAATATAATCTTGCACGATATGAATGCTTTAGCGCTGATAAGAGTATTTTGCAATCTATTGTTGGTCACAACCTACATCATGGAGTCATGGCACTAGCACATAGGCCACAATTCACTAAACTTGAAGAGCTTGGATCTAAAGTTTTAATCTTCAATGGGCTAAGTTCTCCTGAAAATATTGGAACCATGATAAGAAACGCAGCTGCTTTCAATATAAATAGTGTCATTATAGATTCTAAAACATGCTCACCATATGTGAGACGGTGTATTAGAGTTTCAATGGGCAATATATTTAAAGTTAAAGTTCACAAAACAAATAACTTAAAAGAGACTATCGAATTACTAAGAAATACTAACTATACAGTTTATGCCACGGCCAACCAACAAGGTGCAATTGACTTACCTAATACGAAACTAGCCTCAAAAGGAGCAATCGTTATTGGTAGTGAAGGTCACGGCATGGATCCATCTATTATTGATTCTTGTGACCATATACTTCGAATCCCAATTAATGATGAAGTTGCCCATCTAAATGCAGCATGCTCCAGTGCAATTTTCCTTTATAATTTTGCACAATCTTAA
- a CDS encoding SulP family inorganic anion transporter, producing MFDLISKTKMTLKADVLSGLTVALALVPEAVAFSFVAGVDPLIGLYAAFMVGLITSIFGGRPGMISGATGALAVVMVSLVANHGVEYLFATVVLMGIIQVLAGALKLGKFVRLIPHSVMLGFVNGLAIIIFLAQLSQFKTVDDGGLTTWLPSGDMTIMLALVALTMAIIHFLPKLTKAIPSSLAAIVVVTGIVKFGGLDTRTVVDMASVGGGFPSFHIPSVPFNLETLNIIFPYAAILAAIGLIESLMTLQLVDEITETRGRANRECFGQGLANIVTGFFGGMGGCAMIGQSMINVNSGGRGRASGISAALFLLFFIVAGSALIEMIPLAALVGVMFMVVLGTFEWSSFRVIRKIPKMDAFVIILVSTVTVFTDLAIAVFCGVIVSALAFAWEKSEQIKSEENIDENGVKHYFLNGPLFFGSVESFKELFNPKEDPQRIHIDFSASRVCDYSSIEVINNIVEKYKAQGKEVYITNLSPDCASVIEKAGNVFEAKTI from the coding sequence ATGTTTGATTTAATTTCTAAAACTAAGATGACGCTAAAAGCTGATGTCTTATCAGGGCTAACTGTTGCACTTGCCCTTGTTCCTGAAGCTGTCGCCTTTTCATTCGTTGCAGGAGTAGATCCTCTTATCGGACTATATGCTGCTTTTATGGTCGGGCTAATTACTTCTATCTTTGGTGGAAGGCCGGGAATGATCTCCGGAGCAACTGGTGCTCTAGCTGTCGTTATGGTTTCTCTTGTTGCTAACCATGGAGTAGAATACTTATTTGCAACAGTAGTACTTATGGGAATTATACAGGTTCTAGCTGGTGCATTGAAGCTTGGTAAATTTGTAAGACTTATACCTCATTCAGTTATGCTTGGTTTTGTTAATGGTCTTGCGATTATTATTTTCCTTGCTCAACTATCGCAATTTAAAACAGTGGATGACGGAGGTCTTACGACATGGCTTCCTTCAGGAGATATGACAATTATGTTGGCGCTTGTGGCCTTAACAATGGCCATAATTCACTTTCTTCCTAAGCTTACAAAGGCCATCCCATCATCTCTAGCTGCAATCGTTGTTGTTACTGGAATCGTAAAATTTGGTGGATTAGATACAAGAACTGTAGTTGATATGGCCTCTGTTGGTGGAGGATTTCCTTCATTTCATATTCCATCAGTTCCATTTAATTTAGAGACATTAAATATAATCTTTCCTTACGCAGCAATTCTAGCAGCAATCGGTCTTATAGAATCACTTATGACACTGCAACTTGTTGACGAGATAACAGAAACAAGAGGACGAGCAAATAGAGAGTGCTTTGGACAAGGTTTGGCAAATATCGTAACTGGATTCTTCGGTGGAATGGGTGGTTGCGCAATGATTGGTCAATCAATGATCAATGTCAATTCTGGTGGTCGCGGGAGAGCTTCTGGTATCTCAGCAGCCTTGTTTCTACTATTTTTCATCGTTGCAGGATCAGCATTAATTGAAATGATTCCACTTGCTGCTCTAGTAGGTGTTATGTTCATGGTTGTGCTTGGAACTTTTGAGTGGTCTAGCTTTAGAGTTATTAGAAAAATTCCTAAAATGGACGCATTTGTTATTATTCTTGTATCAACAGTCACGGTCTTTACAGATTTAGCAATAGCTGTTTTTTGCGGGGTTATCGTTTCTGCGCTTGCCTTTGCCTGGGAAAAGTCAGAGCAAATAAAATCGGAAGAGAATATCGATGAAAATGGTGTTAAACACTACTTTCTTAATGGCCCACTCTTTTTTGGATCTGTTGAAAGTTTTAAAGAGCTATTTAACCCTAAAGAAGATCCTCAAAGAATACACATTGATTTTTCAGCGTCTAGAGTATGTGATTACTCAAGTATAGAAGTTATAAATAATATAGTTGAAAAATATAAGGCCCAAGGAAAAGAGGTTTATATCACAAACCTAAGTCCGGATTGTGCCAGTGTTATAGAAAAAGCTGGCAATGTGTTTGAAGCTAAAACAATCTAA
- the ribE gene encoding 6,7-dimethyl-8-ribityllumazine synthase: MANLIEGQLSAEGKKFAIVSARFNEFITSKLVGGAIDCLQRHQANENDIDVAWVPGAFEISLVAKKLAESKKYDAVICLGAVIRGSTPHFDFVCSEVAKGVSKISLDTNVPVIFGVITTDTIEQAIERAGTKAGNKGWDAGMSAIEMASLLSKLD, translated from the coding sequence ATGGCCAATTTAATTGAAGGTCAATTATCTGCAGAAGGAAAGAAATTCGCGATCGTTTCTGCTAGATTTAATGAATTTATTACGAGTAAGCTTGTAGGTGGCGCAATTGATTGTCTTCAAAGGCATCAAGCCAATGAGAATGATATCGACGTTGCATGGGTTCCTGGAGCATTCGAAATTAGCTTAGTTGCGAAGAAGCTAGCTGAGTCTAAAAAGTATGATGCTGTTATCTGTCTTGGAGCTGTAATAAGAGGCTCTACTCCACATTTTGACTTTGTATGTTCTGAGGTAGCGAAAGGAGTTTCTAAGATTTCTTTAGACACTAACGTACCTGTTATTTTCGGTGTTATTACGACTGATACAATAGAACAAGCAATTGAAAGAGCTGGAACTAAGGCCGGAAATAAAGGCTGGGATGCAGGAATGTCTGCAATTGAGATGGCCAGCTTACTTTCTAAGTTAGATTAA